AGCGGTTAACCCTATCGCAAGCAGCAGAGAAGGCGAAAGTTCATCTCAACCCTAGTGAAGGGGTGTACATTCAGCTCCCGGCTTCTATGCCGATTTACACCTACTCCATTGACGATGGCTCTGTACTAACCCTTGGCGATAAATTCAGCCCTGGCATGAACATCCTGCGGATTGTGGGTCAGAACCCTGGAAAGACAGGCATGGGTTTGGTGGTTCAGGGCAGCTCTGGGTACCAGACGCTCAACTTCTCGGTGCATGTCGGCAAGAAGGGCAGTCAAGGGACCATTCAAATCACTGAGGATGCCCCTCAAGTTGAAGCGGAGTCGGCTCGAAAAGCGACTGATGCTGCCCTGCAAACGTCGAACTATCCGTCAGATTTGGTGCGGAGTGGCTTGAGCCTTGCCAATATTCAAGGTCAGATACCGGCAGGTTCTCCCCTCGATATTGCCGTCAACCAATGGATTGATGCTGTTGAGCAGGGTGCCAGTGAAGGTGATGCTTCTCGTCAAACCGGCGTTCAGTCCAACGTGCTGCAAAAGCTGACTGATTTGGGGCAGACGACCCCTATCGCCCAGGCCCCGACCCCTGAAGCTGCACCACCTGAGACTGCTGCTACTCCTGTTGCGGAAGCACCACCTGAGGCCACCGTCACTCCCGTTTCAGAAGTTGCTAAAACACCTGCTCTTGAGCTGGATGAGAAGCTGAAGGCTGTCAGGGAGCGGATAGCAGCTCTAGAAGAGCAGGTTGAGTCGAACACCAATGAGTTATCGGAGCAGGAGCAGATTCTGGCCCAGGTAGAAGCGCAGCAGCAAACCTTTCTGGCCCGGTTTGATGACATCGATGCCCAGAGCAAACAATTCTTAGCTGAGCTAGGGGATATCAAAGAGACTGATATTGCGTCTGTGGAATCTCCTCAACCTCAGGTCGATCAGGAGGTCGCCGCCGCTCCGGAGCCACAGCCTCAGACAGTTACAGAGACTGAAGCGACACCTGAGAGTGGTGCTGAAACACAAACCACTGTAGTGATCACACCTGAGGAGCAACCCCCTCAAGCCATTGAGGATTCAGTAGAGGTAAAAGATTCCTTAGGGGAGTTGACACCCATCGAGCTAGCCCACGCCATCAAACAAGGTTTGCACCAGAATACTGAGGACTATCCCTACCGCTCTTGGAAGTATCGGCAGGTCAATAACGCGGTCCTGATTCTCAAGCGAGGAAATTCGATTGAGACTGCCTCCAAGTGGTCGGGGATTGAACTGAAGGCTCTGAGAAAACTGGCCGGTGTAATGCCCCTTCAAGTGAGTCAGGGGGTTGTCCAATGAACCGATTAGCAGCTACTTCATTAGGAGTGATAACGCTTGCGCTGACGACCCTTCAGGCCAGCGCGATTGTAGACCCCTTCGAGAGGCCAACGTTAGACAATCTCTCGTTCGGCCAGCTACCGGCCACCGATACCAATGGTGCAATCGAGATCCCTGGTGGTCCCACTGTCCACTGGGAGCGGGGTGAATCTCCTGCTGACTACCTGCCGCTGGGTGTGATCATGGATAGCCTGGGGGCAGGAGATCTGACGCTCAATGAGATTGGTGATGCCATCGGGATTAGTCCCGGCGATTACACCCTGGATGATTTTTTCCCAGTCAAATGGCAAACCCTTCAGCATTTAGTCGATGCGGTTCCCGAACTGCCGAACTATCGAGTTGCCGATGTAAAGCCGATATTTGATGCATTGGGCGGTCAATATGCCGATTCTCTGATCGTCAATTTACCGACTGAAGCCCTCTCCCAGACCCTCGATGTTGACAAGCTGGTGGATTACTCAATCCACGATATCCCCAACCTAGCCAATACGCCCCTTGATCACTTTGACCGTGCGGGATGGTCAGAGATCTATGGGATTCCCGGCTTAGAGGATCTGCCGCTGAGCAATTACCCCACTGCTCTCAAGCAGCCGTTCTGGGCAAAAGTGGATATTGTCTACGGCGATAAGGAATCGACGCGTAGAGACACCATTACCGGGTCTGTTCAGGAGAATAGCTGGTCGGTCCCTTGCGAGAAGCCCTGTGCCTACCTAGAGATGACCAATGCTCACACCACCAGCGGTAACTTGAGCAAGTTTGGCTATCACGGTAAGCATTATATTGCCGGTGACTTCCAGAAGGTTAAAGGGGGCTGGGCCGGTCAAGAGAGCAACTGGGTGGGCGGCTACGAACCGACCGGCCAGCTTCCCTTCGGTGATTTTGCCAAGGTCTCTGCCTCAGACTTGACCGAACAGAAGGGTAAAGGCCAGTTGCGGCTGAACTACCGATATTGTGAGCGGAGCTTTGGGGTGACGAAAGCCTGTACCCCTTATGGCGTTACAGGTGGGATCTTGTCTACTCCCTTTCTGCCATTCAAAGAGACCGGGATTATTCCCGTGATGGCCCTGACGGGGGCACCCGCGAACAACGGCAGTCCATCGAAGGAGGACACAGCCGACGTTGATAAAACGGATCCGCGTAAAGCAGAAGGGGGAGCCAGTAGCCCGATCAGTGGCATTAATCCGCCGAAGCTTGGCTCGTCTGAGCAGGGGCAGTCGAGTACGCAGCCGTCCCCTGCCGAGGAAGAGGAGTGTGAAGGACCGCCTCTACGTCCTGGTGCGGGTTATCGGATTACGAGCGGTTATGGCCCTCGCCCTCGCCCCTGCCCTACCTGCTCTAGTTTCCATAAGGGAGTAGATATTGGAACCCCTATGGGTACTCCACTTCAAGCTGCACAAACAGGCACAATTGTCGAAACTAGGGTTGCTCAATTTAATGGACTTTTTGTGAAGATCAAAGCCTGTGATGGCTGGACATACTCCTATCTTCACCTAAGCGAAGTTTGGTTGAAGGAGGGGCAGAAGGTAGAGAAAGGGGAAAGTATTGCCAAAAGTGGAGGTGTTGGACCTTTAGCAGGATCTTCCACTGGTCCTCATCTTCACGTCAGTACACTGAACCCAAGTGGCACTGCAGTAGATCCCAATGGCTACATCAATTTCTGAGGATTATCTATGAAAATGAAACGTGCTGGAATTCTTCTTCTTCTGCTCGCTATTTCCATCGCAATGGTGAGAGTGCTTGTCGGTACCAGCACTCCAGCGAGTTCTAGTAGCAACAATCGCCCTGAGATTCCGGTAGATAAAGACTGTAGGGCCGAAGGTTGGACACACACACTAATTGGGGAGTCATCGGAAGCAGGCGTTCGTTATCAACTGGTTGATAGCCAAGATCCCGATGGCTACTATCACCTGAATGTCGTTCAAGTCGATAATGCCGGATGCAAGGCTCTCACCTATCCAGGGGATGATCATCCCATTCTTGGTAATCATGTTCCTTACGCAGTTGCTGTAGATCTTGCAAAAGCAAGTTGGTCTAGGGATATGGAAACTATGGGCGGCAAACAACAAATGGAGCAGCGCTTAGCTTCAACAACAGTTTCCCTAGATCTTGGTGACAACATTGATCTCTATTCCTGGGATTTAGCAGCCTTGGATCAGCTTGGGGTTAACTATCCCGATTATGTAAAACCTCTGGATGAATTTGCCAGCCGTTCCGAAGCCCAAGAATACTATGAGCCGATTTATACAAAGCAATGGCAAAAGGAAAATAATTACGACAATCGTTTTCATGGAGCAGACTAATGCCTAGCCAAAGCCCAAGAGTAGATACGACATCCGCACGATCGGCAGAATCCGAAACGCGACAGACGACTGAAAAGACCGCAACGCTGCTGTTGCTATTGCTCAAGCAGTGGAAGCATCACGCGCCTCCCGACATCCAGGCAAAGATCGGCCCCAACCCTGAAGTGTCAGTGCGGGTGGGTGAAGAAGTCTATAAGGGTTTGGCTGACAGCCCCGCGATACGAGCCATTC
This window of the Acaryochloris thomasi RCC1774 genome carries:
- a CDS encoding M23 family metallopeptidase produces the protein MNRLAATSLGVITLALTTLQASAIVDPFERPTLDNLSFGQLPATDTNGAIEIPGGPTVHWERGESPADYLPLGVIMDSLGAGDLTLNEIGDAIGISPGDYTLDDFFPVKWQTLQHLVDAVPELPNYRVADVKPIFDALGGQYADSLIVNLPTEALSQTLDVDKLVDYSIHDIPNLANTPLDHFDRAGWSEIYGIPGLEDLPLSNYPTALKQPFWAKVDIVYGDKESTRRDTITGSVQENSWSVPCEKPCAYLEMTNAHTTSGNLSKFGYHGKHYIAGDFQKVKGGWAGQESNWVGGYEPTGQLPFGDFAKVSASDLTEQKGKGQLRLNYRYCERSFGVTKACTPYGVTGGILSTPFLPFKETGIIPVMALTGAPANNGSPSKEDTADVDKTDPRKAEGGASSPISGINPPKLGSSEQGQSSTQPSPAEEEECEGPPLRPGAGYRITSGYGPRPRPCPTCSSFHKGVDIGTPMGTPLQAAQTGTIVETRVAQFNGLFVKIKACDGWTYSYLHLSEVWLKEGQKVEKGESIAKSGGVGPLAGSSTGPHLHVSTLNPSGTAVDPNGYINF